A window of the Theileria parva strain Muguga chromosome 2, complete sequence, whole genome shotgun sequence genome harbors these coding sequences:
- a CDS encoding Mitochondrial ribosomal protein L51 / S25 / CI-B8 domain protein, producing the protein MSTNGIWQLKSIVLRYSETGHSSRGLRYYLRNLLHVFQVKNPQIDISVNHEQYELPLATFSYRDGSKYEISLKDLEARQIDEVMQFHRNSSGRMEYLKHGQSGVWTTNRSIQGLWKPTFSSQMNALSWFKRLSTSKSPYRLKTLPKYSSKSLNLCCEAVKGNGRWGDETIFHKGWDQNYLKQIFCHPFLDDSLNNL; encoded by the exons ATGTCAACAAATGGGATTTGGCAACTTAAGAGTATTGTTCTGAGGTATAGTGAGACTGGGCATAGTAGTCGAGGTTTAAGATATTATTTGAGGAATCTTCTACATGTGTTTCAAGTCAAGAATCCTCAAATCGATATTTCGGTAAACCACGAACAATATGAACTTCCATTAGCAACTTTTAG TTATAGAGATGGGTCAAAATATGAGATAAGCTTGAAGGACCTCGAAGCAAGACAGATTGACGAGGTTATGCAGTTCCACCGTAACTCTTCTGGAAGAATGGAATACCTGAAACATGGACAATCTGGAGTTTGGACCACAAATAGATCAATTCAG gGTCTGTGGAAGCCTACCTTCAGCAGTCAAATGAACGCTTTATCATGGTTTAAAAGATTATCCACATCGAAATCGCCATATCGACTTAAAACATTACCTAAATACTCCTCAAAGTCACTTAATCTCTGCTGTGAAGCTGTAAAAGGTAACGGCCGTTGGGGAGATGAGACTATATTCCACAAAGGATGGGACCAAAATTACCTGAAACAGATTTTTTGTCACCCATTTCTTGATGATTCATTAAATAATCTCtaa
- the rps11 gene encoding 40S ribosomal protein S11: protein MDRADVQVHKAFQKQANVSIKKLQKLGNKARYWKDVGMGFVTPKEAKEGHYVDKKCPFTGNVSIRGRVLKGMVISHKMKNTLVMRVNYLQYVPKYNRFEKRHKNVPCHVSPCFTVSAGDIVTVGQCRPLSKTVRFNVLKVEKNEIFGNPRKQFRLF from the exons atggaCAGAGCAGACGTTcag GTTCATAAAGCCTTCCAAAAACAGGCGAACGTGAGCATTAAGAAGCTCCAGAAGCTTGGAAATAAGGCTAGATACTGGAAAGATGTCGGTATGGGTTTTGTAACCCCAAAGGAGGCGAAAGAGGGCCACTACGTAGATAAGAAGTGTCCATTTACCGGAAACGTCTCCATCAGGGGAAGAGTTTTAAAGGGTATGGTCATCTCTCACAAGATGAAGAACACCTTGGTCATGAGGGTCAATTACCTACAATACGTTCCAAAGTACAATAGGTTTGAGAAGAGGCACAAGAACGTTCCTTGCCACGTTTCACCCTGTTTTACTGTATCTGCTGGTGATATCGTAACTGTTGGCCAATGCAGACCACTATCAAAGACCGTCAGGTTTAATGTTCTAAAGGTCGAGAAAAATGAAATCTTCGGCAATCCTCGCAAGCAGTTTAGACTCTTCTAA